Proteins from a single region of Sesamum indicum cultivar Zhongzhi No. 13 linkage group LG5, S_indicum_v1.0, whole genome shotgun sequence:
- the LOC110012026 gene encoding methyl-CpG-binding domain-containing protein 2-like: MEQEQAIGAKRVWESVKLYTVKCAKCSKWRLIPTKEKYEEIRERIVERSFLCDTARAWRPNVSCNEESDVKQDDSFLWPMDKPRIPQTPPGWQRILRIRAEGGTKFADVYVAYNFLLFLFRENGSKDLE, encoded by the coding sequence ATGGAACAAGAACAAGCTATAGGAGCAAAAAGGGTCTGGGAATCTGTAAAGTTATATACTGTCAAGTGCGccaaatgttcaaaatggagGCTCATCCCAACAAAGGAAAAGTATGAGGAGATACGGGAAAGGATCGTAGAACGATCTTTCCTATGCGATACAGCACGTGCGTGGCGACCTAATGTCTCTTGCAATGAAGAATCAGATGTTAAGCAGGATGACAGTTTCCTTTGGCCTATGGACAAGCCGAGAATTCCCCAGACTCCTCCTGGCTGGCAACGAATTTTACGAATCAGAGCTGAAGGTGGCACAAAATTCGCTGATGTCTATGTAGCCTATAACTTtttacttttcctttttcgagaaaatgggagtaaaGATCTTGAGTGA
- the LOC105162294 gene encoding uncharacterized protein LOC105162294, translated as MSPHLTKDYVLWSNLAGTLMSIRIYAKVSTSRNSRFSPQYHWMRNTLQSEPVLPPMTQAVLLQQGLIMHYRLKMIALGCRRVQLLRLKLLLKVEDIASPRMLPPRRRWTTYTNHKLRLTKFVYLKYTNGTVVEIVGGVNLFIIFMVELCL; from the exons ATGTCACCCCATCTAACAAAAGATTACGTTCTATGGTCGAACTTAGCAG GTACATTAATGAGCATCCGCATCTATGCGAAGGTGTCAACATCTCGCAATTCTCGTTTCAGCCCCCAGTACCATTGGATGAGAAATACATTGCAAAGCGAGCCCGTTCTACCACCCATGACACAAGCAGTACTCCTGCAGCAG GGGCTTATCATGCATTACAGACTCAAAATGATAGCTCTGGGGTGCCGGAGAGTGCAACTACTGAGGCTAAAGCTCCTGCTCAAAGTTGAG GATATCGCTTCGCCCAGAATGCTTCCACCAAGAAGGAGATGGACAACATACACAAACCATAAGCTCAGACTTACAAAGTTCGTGTATTTGAAGTATACGAATGGGACCGTTGTCGAAATTGTGGGAGGTGTCAACTTGTTCATCATATTCATGGTGGAATTATGTTTGTAA
- the LOC105162295 gene encoding methyl-CpG-binding domain-containing protein 2-like, with product MEQEQAIGAKRVWESVKLYTVKCAKCSKWRLIPTKEKYEEIRERIVERSFLCDTARAWRPSVSCNEESDVKQDDSFLWAMDKPRIPQTPPGWQRILRIRAEGGTKFADVYYVTPSNKRLRSMVELSRYINEHPHLCEGVNISQFSFQPPVPLDEKYIAKRARSTTHDTSSTPAAGAYHALQTQNDSSGVPESATTEAKAPAQS from the exons ATGGAACAAGAACAAGCTATAGGAGCAAAAAGGGTCTGGGAATCTGTAAAGTTATATACTGTCAAGTGCGccaaatgttcaaaatggagGCTCATCCCAACAAAGGAAAAGTATGAGGAGATACGGGAAAGGATCGTAGAACGATCTTTCCTATGCGATACAGCACGTGCGTGGCGACCTAGTGTCTCTTGCAATGAAGAATCAGATGTTAAGCAGGATGACAGTTTCCTTTGGGCTATGGACAAGCCGAGAATTCCCCAAACTCCTCCAGGCTGGCAACGTATTTTACGAATCAGAGCTGAAGGCGGCACAAAATTCGCTGATGT GTATTATGTCACCCCATCTAACAAAAGATTACGTTCTATGGTCGAACTTAGCAG GTACATTAATGAGCATCCGCATCTATGCGAAGGTGTCAACATCTCGCAATTCTCGTTTCAGCCCCCAGTACCATTGGATGAGAAATACATTGCAAAGCGAGCCCGTTCTACCACCCATGACACAAGCAGTACTCCTGCAGCAG GGGCTTATCATGCATTACAGACTCAAAATGATAGCTCTGGGGTGCCGGAGAGTGCAACTACTGAGGCTAAAGCTCCTGCTCAAAGTTGA